Below is a window of Mycolicibacterium rhodesiae NBB3 DNA.
TGCACTGGGCACCGAACGCGGTTTGGAGACCCGGCTGGTGCCGCAGCGCGGTTACGACCTGGAGCTGATCACCCCCGTCCCACTTCCCCGCAAGCCATCCGCCGACCTCGCCCGACTGCCGTGGCGCATCGGCCGGGCAGTGCGGCAGACCCGCGCTGTGCTCGACGACGTCGACGCCGACGTCGTCATCGGATTCGGTGGGTACGTCGCGCTGCCGGCATACCTGGCAGCTCGCCGGAGGGTACCGGTGGTGGTCCACGAGGCCAACGCCAGCGCCGGGTGGGCCAACCGCGTCGGCGCCCGGTCTGCGCGACGCGTGCTGTCGGCGGTTCCTGATCCGGGACTTCGTGACGTCGAGGTAGTCGGGGTGCCGGTGCGCGCCGCCATCACGTCACTGGACCGCATGGCGCTGCGCGCCGAGGCGCGCGCCCACTTCGGATTCGACGAGACCGCCAACGTGCTGTTGGTGTTCGGTGGCTCCCAGGGCGCGCAGTCGTTGAATCGGGCGGTATCGGGGGCTGCCAAAGACCTTGCTGCGGCAGGTATCTCGGTGCTGCATGCGCACGGTCCGAAGAACACGCTCGCGTTACGGGACCCTGCCGACGGTGATCCGCCTTACGTCGCCGTGCCGTATCTGGACCGGATGGACCTCGCGTACTCGGCCGCCGATCTCGCGATCTGCAGGTCCGGGGCGATGACGGTCGCGGAGGTGAGCGCCGTCGGGCTGCCCGCGGTGTATGTGCCGCTGCCGATCGGCAACGGGGAGCAGCGACTCAACGCACTGCCCGTCGTGAAC
It encodes the following:
- the murG gene encoding undecaprenyldiphospho-muramoylpentapeptide beta-N-acetylglucosaminyltransferase, which codes for MKSTSSRRGERWAHARSNGDDRGISVVLAGGGTAGHVEPAMAVADALRAIDPDVRITALGTERGLETRLVPQRGYDLELITPVPLPRKPSADLARLPWRIGRAVRQTRAVLDDVDADVVIGFGGYVALPAYLAARRRVPVVVHEANASAGWANRVGARSARRVLSAVPDPGLRDVEVVGVPVRAAITSLDRMALRAEARAHFGFDETANVLLVFGGSQGAQSLNRAVSGAAKDLAAAGISVLHAHGPKNTLALRDPADGDPPYVAVPYLDRMDLAYSAADLAICRSGAMTVAEVSAVGLPAVYVPLPIGNGEQRLNALPVVNAGGGVLVDDADLSPQFVGETVTGLFTETGRLQAMTAAAALAGHRDAAQKVAEIALDVARKGLR